Proteins found in one Raphanus sativus cultivar WK10039 unplaced genomic scaffold, ASM80110v3 Scaffold0466, whole genome shotgun sequence genomic segment:
- the LOC130502245 gene encoding uncharacterized protein LOC130502245, producing the protein MEKEFPGEEEFAEMSFYQLEDVLFGLMMGPDGYCVQALSRCEYKGTKSLTMDEEYRLMKKQVEETEGFDMDFSQFRYAFNYKPVDFDDNKLPILDDGETIRELLDRLSRKSLELYNIKETKTSSYGLFVEVSKANYHMAGAGVMFFITFLAKQDSSDNEPKTFQAKVHFSCVDHNKYLTCDLKPPPKNVHSNDTADKEDAKKPRLTQEKDASKH; encoded by the exons ATGGAGAAAGAATTTCCAGGGGAGGAAGAATTTGCAG AGATGAGTTTTTATCAGCTGGAGGATGTCTTGTTCGGATTGATGATGGGGCCCGATGGTTACTGTGTCCAGGCGCTAAGCCGCTGTGAGTATAAAGGGACTAAATCCCTTACCATGGACGAAGAGTATCGCCTCATGAAGAAACAAGTCGAGGAGACTGAG GGCTTCGACATGGATTTCAGTCAGTTTCGCTACGCTTTTAACTACAAACCCGTTGATTTCGATGATAACAAGTTGCCCATACTGGACGATGGAGAAACCATTAGAGAGTTATTGGACAGGCTCTCTCGTAAATCCCTTGAGCTATACAATATTAAGGAGACGAAAACATCATCATATGGGTTGTTTGTGGAGGTTAGCAAAGCCAACTATCACATGGCTGGTGCTGGCGTCATGTTTTTCATTACCTTCCTTGCTAAACAAGATTCTTCTGATAATGAGCCAAAAACATTCCAAGCTAAGGTCCACTTTTCCTGCGTTGACCACAACAAGTACCTCACCTGCGATCTCAAACCACCACCAAAAAATG TTCACTCCAATGATACTGCCGACAAAGAAGATGCCAAGAAACCAAg GTTGACTCAGGAGAAGGATGCAAGCAAGCACTGA
- the LOC130502250 gene encoding protein disulfide-isomerase like 2-2-like — MGKGKPFSRWSFAYGTNTVCITVHTIGYKMETKKLQCGHCKKLAPEWKKAVNKLKGKVKLGHVDCDADKGDSHKLATLSASYNQTLLFILHTAGDTGQVKGFPTILVFGADKSSPLPYEGARSASAIESFALEQLFFFCSTALEQLESSAGPVEVTELTGPDAMEEKCGPAAICFVSFLPDILDSKAEGRNKYLEMLLSVAEKFKKDPISFVWVAAGKQPDLEKRVGVGGYEYPAMVALNAKKGAYAPLKSGFEVKHLIEFVKEAKAGGKGNLPIDGTLEIVKTEAWDGKDGEVVDADEFSLEELMGED, encoded by the exons ATGGGCAAAGGGAAGCCTTTTTCTAGATGGTCATTCGCATATGGCACAAACACCGTTTGTATAACCGTCCACACTATTGGCTACAAGATGGAAACGAAGAAGTTGCA GTGTGGACATTGCAAAAAGCTAGCTCCTGAGTGGAAAAAGGCTGTAAACAAGTTGAAGGGGAAGGTCAAACTAGGTCATGTCGATTGTGATGCTGACAAG GGTGATTCACATAAGCTGGCAACACTCTCTGCTTCGTATAACCAAACGCTTCTTTTCATTTTACATACTGCAGGCGATACAGGGCAGGTGAAAGGATTCCCCACTATCTTGGTCTTTGGTGCTGACAAAAGCAGCCCATTGCCTTATGAGGGTGCTAGATCTGCATCGGCCATCGAATCTTTTGCCCTGGaacagcttttttttttttgttcaacagcCCTGGAACAGCTTGAATCCAGTGCTGGACCTGTTGAAGTAACTGAACTTACTGGGCCG GATGCTATGGAAGAAAAGTGTGGTCCTGCTGCTATTTGCTTTGTTTCTTTCTTACCTGACATTCTGGACTCAAAAGCTGAAGGAAGGAACAAGTATCTGGAGATGCTATTATCAGTTGCAGAGAAGTTTAAGAAGGACCCTATCAG CTTTGTGTGGGTTGCTGCTGGAAAGCAACCTGATTTGGAGAAGCGTGTTGGTGTTGGAGGATATGAATACCCAGCAATGGTAGCCTTGAATGCAAAGAAAGGAGCTTATGCTCCACTTAAAAGCGGTTTTGAGGTTAAACACCTCAT AGAATTCGTGAAGGAAGCTAAGGCAGGAGGAAAAGGGAATTTGCCCATAGACGGAACACTGGAGATAGTGAAGACAGAAGCTTGGGATGGTAAGGACGGAGAGGTGGTCGATGCAGATGAGTTCTCACTTGAAGAACTCATGGGAGAGGATTGA